Proteins co-encoded in one Arachis hypogaea cultivar Tifrunner chromosome 13, arahy.Tifrunner.gnm2.J5K5, whole genome shotgun sequence genomic window:
- the LOC112736954 gene encoding uncharacterized protein, with product MAPPPGPYSGTSTLALVARASAFSFGLVYGSIKLKYLKAKVKSQQRAEAKAQAKAQAHH from the exons ATGGCGCCGCCACCTGGACCTTATTCTGGCACAAGCACCTTAGCTTTG GTCGCTCGAGCTTCCGCTTTCTCGTTCGGCCTTGTTTATGGAAGCATTAAGCTCAAATACCTCAAG GCAAAAGTGAAATCCCAACAGAGAGCTGAAGCAAAGGCTCAAGCTAAGGCTCAGGCTCATCACTGA